In Cryptomeria japonica chromosome 5, Sugi_1.0, whole genome shotgun sequence, the genomic window CCTCTGAACCACAGGAAGCGCCACCTCCAATCCTATCTCCATCCCATGGACATTTTCAATATGTGGAAGGTAAATATATATTAGTAGAATTTGAAAGTTTTGTTTGAGAGAATGTAACTAATAGCTGGCCCAGTTGCTACATTTTTATAGGCCCAGCTGCTTCATCTCCAAGTGTTTTCCCTTTCAAACCTCCTATGAAGAAACCAACTTTACCTCATCTGGAGATGCCAAGGAACAGATCAAAGAGACAAGCACCAGTTACTCTGGCACCTAAGAATCAAGGTCTCTAAATTTTCTTAATCATCCTTAAATGGCAGAGAGTCTTTTTTGTACAGATGTAAATTTGTTGCTCTCTGTTGTTAATTATATAGGGTATGTTGCTGCTCCTGCTAGTGTACCCTATGAACCGCAAACAGAGTACCGAGTAACACCCAAGTTGGCACCATCCATAACACTTCATTCTCCTCCATATTATCAAGATCATCAAGGTAGATATTCTTCCTacattggaaaaatattttgagaaacagtaattttatcataacttggtAATGTTGGATTACAGGTCCTagcatttgaaaaataaattgaatgaatgattcaataatcggatgattacttccaaggggttgagcttaattggttaaaacactgggttctcactgtggagacccaagttcaattcccaatagggacatctgaagtgggattctaagttgtgactcttggccttccataggatggggaaggtcttgggtcaatctaatcaaacataataatattaataataataataattcaaagatatgtaatggggatggggccccctactgtgtccccactggttcatagctccagtcaaaagctattcaggcttcggccaattaccgataaaaaaataaaaataataataatcggatgattacattgaacgatgtacacgtatatatagaggttacaagacaatgttctataaatagaactagttgttaaagtgaaatcaaataagctaaaaagctaaatatagcttaaaaagctaaataataaaaaaactaacttaaaaagctaaatagctaaataagtcgacaactaagatgactgctaaaaatagaagatgactgctaaaaatagaagatattaatattattttaacaccctccctagTGGTCATCTTACTCAATACCCTACGAAAGACACTGCAGGTGTTATGATCACAAATGCATAGACCATCTGTTGCTACGAagaccctcccaggatctgcagaatgtaaatgaccaagagtaccaaaacCCATCCAAGCTAATGTAGCCTTCACACGCAAATTAGAGATCTAGCACACACGAATTACTGaagcctgaaaccatgattttgaggaaaaaattagcAAACCTTTTTGCAGAAGAGTATTGAGCATTGTTTGCTCCAACAACTCCTAAACAGACTGCAAGATACCACAGTTGCAAATGTTCGCCCTGACAGGTGCAACCCAAATtgactgcaacaaagcacgatttttgaGGGAAAAACCGTCAAACCTTGAAATAGGAACGCTCGAAAAGAGAATTtatgattttgaggagaaaattgaaaaaccaagaagtttgaggttacaaatcatcgtttttgtggaaaaaaacattaaaacccagataactaaaatcttacgcgaatatcgcagattacagatgagataatttttaagggaaaattataaactctgcgaacaatttttgaagaaaaaatcgtgaaaaccctcccatgattttttgtggaaaaaatcagaaaaccgatagacaatttttcaagaaaaaatcgtgaaaactcTGGGACTTGAAAGACGAGGTCTAGCCTAAATCAATCTGAGAAAGGTAAcaatattcagatatcgtgaacatgcgctgtttccaggtgttgtagttgaggccactgaacttttgactgtgttccaacatgatgttggtcaaagatgccatcacaaaaatcgaggttgaacgaggtcaaccgagtgaaagcaagagacaaaagaatcggatttaaaaaaaaatcaaaatagaagcagctgttgaaaaaactgaaaccctagAGGAGAATTCTGGCTCAAATTCCAAGGCACCAATTTCGAGGTTTGGAaaaaacccaaaaattaaaattttctacaaacttaaaacctgaaatttttcttgaaaataatcagaaaaaaataataatttgcagaaaataaaaaaatacctctgATTTTTTTTGTAAGAGAAacagaaaaatatagaaaaaaattttcaaaaaaaaaataggggCAGAAACCCTAGGTCAAATGTACAGCATTAACAGTGCCCAGAAGACACCAAAATTCCCGACGTCTACAGAATTAGCAGAAATCGCGGACAGTTTTAAATTCCAAGGTAAATTcgctggcacaaaatttgaggcacggAAAATGAGGCACCCAAAAAATATGAGACCAACCTAAAaaactctcgaaaaacccaccaagaatcagAAATCAAAATGCAGATCTAACAGCTCAAAATTCGAGGCACGGAATACGATGCACCCAAAAAAATATGACGATGACCCAGTTGGGGTCTCggaaaacccaccaagaatttgcaaccagaataaaatttcgacttgaattgAAGgttcaaaaccctagtcgaaaattgcagaaactctaggaaaattttcaacttgcaaaaaaaaaaaaccgcccaggaagagaaaaagagcctgcttttttttaaaaaaaaaaacagttttaaaaaaacctcttcaataaatttgaaaaattttaataacaaaaactttcaaaatttttaatttccatgctctgctaccatgaaaaataaattgaatgaatgattcaataatcggatgattacattgaacgatatacacacgtatatatagaggttacaagacgatgttctataaatagaactagtcgttaaagtgaaatcaaataagctagaaagctaaatatagcttaaaaggctaaataataaaaagctaacttaacaagctaaataagtcaactaaaaagctaaatagctaaataagtcgacaactaagatgactgctaaaaatagaagatgaccattatagaagatattaatattattttaacaacatTTCCCCTTTTGATCCATACCAGATGAAACCAAGATTTCCTGAGGGCAACCAACCCTGGAAAAGTTTGAGACATGTGCCAGTGAGAACATTACCTGTGGCTCAAGGTCTGCTTATGGTTTCTTCTTAATATTTGAGCTAGAAATACACATAAATTATACTTTATGATTGGCAAATTGGTTGCCTTTGGTAGGGTCTGTGTCTTTTCCTCCGATTGCTCCTCCACCTGATCAACCCATAGGGAACTCAAGGAATACATTCACACCATCAATAATAATTTCTTCCCCATCACCTTATTCAGGAGTAAAAGGTAGATATGCTTTCTTTCCACAATCCTGAACTTTTTTCTATGGAGAATATTGTCATATTTTTTACTAATATGGCACTGCTCATTTATCTTTAGGGCATGTAACTTCTCCAAGCAATGAACATTACAGATCACCCTTGAAAAGGCCAGGAAAACTTTTAGCCCCATCACCAATTATAAGGTCACATTGGCATGCACTGACCATAATTCCACCTATAGATCAAGGTATCCGTTGCAAACATTCTTGATGTGGGTAGACATACATTTGATGCTTCTTTTTTTTGAAAGAGGTGAGTTTTTTACAGGGCATTTTTATACCCATCCTGCCCTTCCACCTGAACAACACAAAGGAAATAATGGTATTCTTCCATTCCttcattaaaaatattaacttCCCTTAACATTTTAAAAGAGATTAATGTAGGTATTCTACTTTTCTGCACTTTGTGAAGGGCTCCCATTAAGTTTTGCAGTGTCATTAATTCTAGCTATTGTTGAATGATTTCTTATATTTAGGACCCACAGCTTCTCCTCTAATCATTGCTTCCCAACCACCCCAGAAGCTGCAAAGTATAACTCGAACACTGCCTTCAAATAAAAGACCATGGAGGCATGCACCACTTGCAATTCCATCTGTTCATGAAGGTCTCTTAAAAAGTTTTATTTCTGGTTTCAATAGGTATATTCAATCTATGATTCTATGGATATTATTAAACTCTTGGTGCCTTTTTCCAGGATATATTCCTAGTCAATTTACTATTCCATCTGGACCCCCAAAAGTAATCTCAAGTGCTGCATCTGCACCACAGCTAATAGTTCCTACACCTCATAATTGGGTTGTGAAAGGTGTTTTTTTTTCTACTCTTTCTTTTTGATGGCAGCATCCAGAATTTTGGCAGTTctaaattttctattattttctTGTAGGGCCTGTTAGTTCTTCATCAAGTATTATTCCATCTCGAGCAGCCCAAAGGAAACCAAGCATCCCAGTAGCAGCACCACCAAACATAAGATTGCGGAATCATGCCCCAGTTACAAGTCTACCTATATTTCAAGGTCTATTCATGATTCCTTTGTATCTAGGATAGACTTGATTAATGTTACACTATAACTTATTGGATCATTGGTTGCTCTTGCAGGGCCTGTttcttcaccagtcaaatctctGCATCCCTCATCCTCTGCAAACTTTATAACTCCAACAGTCTCACCAACAATTATATCTCCTTTCTCTACACATCGATTACGGAAGCATGCACCAGTTGGAAGCCCACTAATTCAAGGTCtcctcttgattccattttctgTTTCTAAAATTATACTTACCTTACTCTAGAAGTCACTGGATTGTTAGTTGTTTTTTGCAGGGTCAATTCATTCTCCTGTTAGATCTACACATCCATCATCTCCTGGAAACTTGAGAACTCCAACATTGTCACCATCAATCATATTTCCTTCGCATAATCGATCAGAGAAGCATGCACCAGTTGCAACCACACCTATGATTCAAGGTCTCTTCTTGGTTTCATTTTCTGTTTCTAAAATTTTACTCATATTACTTCCCAGTTCACCAGATTGTGAGTTGCTTTTGCAGGGTCTGTTAATTCTCCAGTTAAATCTCCACATCCTTCATCCTCTGGAAACTTGAGAACTCCAACAGTCTCACCATCAATTATATTTCCTTCGCATAATCGATCACAGAAGCATACACCAGTTGCAACACCACCTATGATTCAAGGTCTCTTCCCGGTTTCATTTTCGTTTTCTAAAATTTTACTCGTATTACTTCACAATTTACCAGATTGTGAGTTGCTTTTGCAGGGTCTGTTAATTCTCCAGTTAAATCTCCACATCCTTCATCCTCTGGAAACTTGAGAACTCCAACAGTCTCACCATCAATTATATTTCCTTCGCATAATCGATCACAGAAGCATACACCAGTTGCAGCACCACCTATGATTCAAGGTCTCTTCCTGGTTTCATTTTCGTTTTCTAAAATTTTACTCGTATTACTTCACAATTTACTAGATTGTGAGTTGCTTTTGCAGGGTCTGTTGATTCTCCAGGTAAATCTCCATATCCTTCATCCTCTGGAAATTTGAGAACTCCAACAGTGTCACCAACAATAATATTTCCTTTACATAATCGCTCAGGGAAGCATGCACCAGTGGCAACTCCACCTATGATTCAAGGTCTCTTCTTGGTTTCATTTTCTGTTTCTAAAATTTTACTCATATTACTTCACAATTTACCAGTTTGTTAGTTGCTTTTGTAGGGTCTGTTAGTTCTCCAGTTAAATCTCCACATCCTTCATCCTCTGGAAACTTTAGAACTGTAACAGTCTCACCATCAATTATATTTCCTTCTTCTCCACATAATCAATCACGGAAGCATGCACCAGTTGCAAGCCCACATATAATTCAAGGTCTCTTGGTTTCATTTTCTGTTTTTCTAAAATTATCCTCATATTACTTCATACATCAATAGATTGTTAGTTGCTTTTGCAGGGCCTGCTCATTCACCAGTTAAATCTCCACATCATCTATCACAAAATCATACAACAGTTGGAAGCTCACCTGTGATTCAAGGTCTCCTCTTTATTCCATTTGCTGTTTCTCACATTATACGCACTTTACAAGTGACTTGATTGTTAGTTACTTTTACAGGGCCTGTGTATCCTCCAGAAAAATCTCCATATCTGCCTTCCTCCGGAAACTTAAGAACTCCGACTGCCTCGCCGCCAATTGTAATTCCTTCAGCTCCACATCATCAATCATGGAAGCATGCAGCAGTTGCAAGCCCGCCTACAAGTAAAGGTCCGTTCATGATTCCATCTTTTATTGCGAGAGTAATACTCATCTTATTTTAGTAGTCACTCAATTGATGGGTGCTTTTGCAGGGGTTATCAATTCTCCAGCTATATCTCCACATCCTTCCGCTCCAAATAAGCAATCACAAAATCGTACACCAGTTGGAAGCCTACCCTTCATTCAAGGTCATTTCTCTGTTCCATATTTGGTCTCTCAAATTATACTTTCTTTGCTTCACAAGTGACTGGATTGTTATTTGTTTTGCAGGGCCTGTTTATTCTCCAGAAAATCCTCCAGATCAGCCATCTTCTGGAAACTTAAGAACTCCAACAGCCTCGCCATCAATTGTAATTCCTTCCCCTCCACATCATCGATCATGGAAGCAAGCACCATTTGCAAGCCCGCCTATGAGTAAAGGTCTATTCATGGTTCTGTCTTTGGTCGCTTGAATAATATTATAGTACTCATCTTATTTTAGGAGTCACTCAATTGTTAGTTGCTTTTGCAGGGCTTATCAATTCTCCAGCTAAATCTCCACATCCGTCCACTCCAAAAAAGCAATCACTAAATCATACACCAGTTGGAAGCCTACCCTTCATTCAAGGTCATTTCTTTGTTCCACATTTGGTTTCTAAAATTATACTTTCTTTGCTTCACAAGTGACTGGATTGTTAGTTGCTTTTGCAGGGCCCGTGTATTCTCCAGAAAATTCTCCAGGTCAGCCATCTTCTGGAAATTTAAGATCTCCAACAGCCTCGCCGTCAATTGTAATTCCTTCCCCTCCACATCATCGATCATGGAAGCAAGCACCATTTGCAAGCCCGCCTACGAGTAAAGGTCTATTCATGGTTCTGTCTTTTGTCGATTGAATAATATTATAATACTCATCTTATTTTAAGAGTCACTCAATTGTTAGTTGCTTTTACAGGGCATATCAATTCTCCAGCTAAATCTCCATTTCCTTCCAGAGCACATCATCGATTGCAAAACCATACTCCAGTTGGAAGCCCATTTGTTTTTCATCGATCACCAAAGCATACACCAGTTGGGAGCCCACTTGCAATTCATCGATCACAAAAGCGTACACCAGCTGGAAGGCCACCCGTGATACAAGGTCCCTTATTTATTCAATTTTCAGTTTCTCTGCTTGTACTTACTTTACAAGTGACTGCATTGTTTGTTGCTTTTGCAGGGCCTGTGTATTCACCAGATAAATCTCCACATCTGCCATCCATTGGAAACTTAAGAACTCCAACAGGCTCACCGACAGTTGTAATTTCTTCCCCTCCACATCATCGATCATGGAGGCATGCACCAGTTGCAAGCCCGCCTACTAGTAAAGGTCTATTCATGGTTCCATCTTTTGTTGCTAGAATAATACTCATCTTATTTTGGGAGTCACTCAATTGTTAGTTGCTTCTGCAGGGCTTATTAATTCTCCAGCTATATCTCCACATCCTTCACCTCTACATCATCAATCACAAAAACATACACCAGTTGGAAGCCCATCCACGATTCAAGGTCTCTTCCTTACTCCATTTTCTGCTACTCAAAGTTTATTCACTTTACTTCACAAGTGATTGGATTGTTAGTTGCTTTTACAGGGCCCGTGTATTCTCCAGAAAAATCTCAATATCCACCATCCTCTGGAAACTTAAGAACTCCAACAGCctcaccatcaatgacaacccatccATATCATCAATCATGGAAGCATGCACCAGTTTCAAGCCCACCTACAAGTAAAGGCCTATTCACTGTTCTGTCCTTTGTTGCTAGAATAATACTCATCTTATTTTGGGAGTCACTCAATTGTCAGTTGCTTCTGCAGGGCTTATCAATTCTCCAGCTAAATCTCCACATCCTTCACCTCGACATCATCAATCACAAAAACATACACCAGTTGGAAGCCCATCCATGATTCAAGGTCTCTTCCTTACTCCATTTTCTGCTACTCAAATTTTACTCACTTTACTTCACAAGTGACTGGACTGTTAGTTGCTTTTACAGGGCCTGTGTATTCTCCAGAAAAATCTCAATCTCCACCATCCTCTGGAAACTTAAGAACTCCAACAGCCTCACCGTCAATGGCAACCCATCCATATCGTCAATCATGGAAGCATGCACCAGTTTCAAGCCCACCTACGAGTAAAGGCCAATTCATGGTTCTGTCTTTTGTTGCTAGAATGATAGTCATCTATTTTGAGGAGGCACTCAATTCTTTGTTGCTTTTGCAGGGCTTATCAATTCTCCAGCTGAATCTCCACATCCATCACCGTCAGGAAATTTGAGAATTCCAGCAGCCTCACCATTAAATAAATTTCCATTGTCTCCCCATCAAGCTCATGCAAAAGGTACATGTGTTCTATTCTTTCAGGTTTGTGAGGTCTATTATTTAACCGTATTCTATTAACTTACACTGATGATTGCCTATATATTGCATGTTAGGGTCCCCCACTTCTCCAAACATTTCCCCTACTCAACCGTCAAAGAAAAGACCAACAACACCTGTGGCACCACCGCCAATGATATTTCCTCCCCCGCCTCCTGGTCAAGGTGTGTGAAGTGGACAttatttcttgtttttctttaaAGATGGGTTTAGTTTCGGTTGAACTGTTTTGTGTATGAAAATTGCAAAATCTAAAATATTTTACTCTTTTAAACAAAGATAAACTGTTTGTCATTGGTAATGATCTATTTTGTGTATAGATTGTAGTTCAGTATCCTGTACTGCACCATACACTTCTACTCCTCCTGGTTCTCCATGCGGCTGTGTGAATCCTATGCAAATTGAGCTTGGGCTTGGTGTGGCACTCTATGCTTTTTTCCCACTAGTCTCGGAGCTCGCTTCACAGATAGCTGGAGGAACTTTCTTAAAACAAAGCCAAGTCAGGATTATGGGAGCAAATGCATACAGTCAAGATGAGGAAAAGACAATTGTGGATATTGATCTGGTGCCACTTGGAGAAAATTTTGATAATACAACCGCCTTGCTTATTTTTGAAAGATTTTGGCAAAAGAAAGTTATGATTAATGAGACCCTTTTTGGTGATTACTGGGTAATCTTTATCAATTACCCTGGTATGTACCTTTTGTTATGCAAGATCTAACAGTTTTCATATTTTTTAAACAAGTGGTCTTCATGATGAGAATATATCTTTTTCAGGGCTCCCTAAATCACCACCTTCTGCATTTCCACATACAACTTACAATGGTGTGCCTAATTCAAGTAGCAATGGATCAAGCAAAAAAGATCCTCTTGGAGTTGATGTAAATAAACAGAGCGATAAAATGGGAGCTGGGACCATTGCAGTTGTTGCCTTGTCTTCTGCAATTGCCATGATCATATGCCTTGGAACAGTTTGGATCATTATCTTGAAATGTAGAAATCAGAACAGGCCAACTTTGGCTGTTGTTGAGCCCACCCATGTACCATCCAGTACAAAAAGATCAGGTATCTATCCAATCACActatatttttcaaatattcctgTGCTGGAATAGGGAAGTTTTTGGTCAATCTCAAGCGCTGAGAGGCATTGCTTTCATATTTGGTCAACTATCATCTTAAGTTTTTGTCATTCTTATTTCTTTCTTCCTCCTTGCACTTGAAAAGCAACAGGTGGTGGTTCCATCCTGTCAGGAAGCATGGAAAGTTCCACATCAATGTCATTTGTTTCAAGTATGGCTACCTATACAGGATCTGCTAAAACATTCACTTCAGCTGAGATTGAAAAGGCCACAGATAGATTCAATCCTCAAAAAATTCTTGGAGAAGGAGGCTTTGGACGTGTTTATCAAGGATTATTGGAAGATGGGACAAAAGTGGCTGTAAAGGTTCTTACTAGAGATGATCAACAAGGAGGGCGTGAGTTCATAGCTGAAGTTGAAATGCTAAGTCGTTTGCATCACCGAAACCTGGTTAAGCTGATTGGTATCTGTACTGAAGAGCATAATCGTTGTTTGGTCTATGAGCTTATTCCCAATGGCAGTGTGGAATCGCATCTTCATGGTATAGTATTTCCTGTATAATGTACTATTTCTTGAGACTATAGTACgataaaaatcaacaaagtatCTTTACATATTTTAGGTTTAGAAGTGAAACATTGGGTGTGGGTTGAATTTCATTTCTACATTGTGGCCATTTGTATGGATTCATGTGCTAGCTGTTTGACTGCTAACATGCCACAATATCATTTTCTAGCTTAATAGACTTCAATGTTTCAGGTCTGGACAAAGAAATTGCTCCTCTCGACTGGGATGCCCGTATAAAGATAGCTCTTGGTGCAGCTAGAGGGCTTGCTTATCTCCATGAAGATTCAAGTCCTCGTGTTATACATCGTGATTTTAAGGCTAGCAACATTTTACTTGAGGATGATTTTACCCCTAAAGTAGCAGATTTTGGGCTGGCAAAATCAGCCTCTGAAGAAGTTAGTGGACACATCTCAACAAGAGTCATGGGGACATTCGGGTATGTAATGTAGATGCTTGATACTGCAAATTATATCTCCGCTATTTCTTGAATTCACCTATCTTTGGTGAAAGCAATTTCATTCATTTGTTTATTAACCATAAGTGGAGACAAGTACTACTCTTTCTTGGTATGCAGTTGCATTTTACAGGAGCTCAAATCATCTCCTGAAGGGAAATGtttctcttttggcatcattttccttttgatattatacatattgattttttatattttcccGAAATTGTTAAAACCTTTGTTAATTTCGTTGTTCCCATTGTGTCACTCATTTCTCTATACCTTGAATGCTGGACATACAATTTGCTTTCATTTCTCAGTTGTTTTActaattcatcttttgtgttttaGAGGATCAGAATTGgtctcttctatatatatatatgcttttttAAGATTCATGCAAAGCTGGATTTAATTCTTTATATATAATTTCTGCAGGTATGTTGCTCCTGAATATGCAATGACTGGGCATTTGCTTGTGAAGAGTGATGTGTACAGCTACGGGGTAGTGTTACTGGAGTTACTTTCTGGAAGGAAGCCAGTTGACATGTCTCAACCACCTGGGCAGGAAAATCTTGTTACATGGGCCCGGCCCCTTCTTACAAGCAAAGAAGGCCTAGAAACTTTGGTGGACCCAGCTTTGGGGGGCAATCTTCCTTTTGACAACATTGCAAGAGTTGCAGCCATTGCATCCATGTGTGTCCAGCCTGACCATTCTCATCGACCATTCATGGGTGAAGTTGTACAAGCATTAAAGCTT contains:
- the LOC131045786 gene encoding uncharacterized protein LOC131045786 isoform X25 codes for the protein MWQRVGFLLFLLFFSSPAYDVKKFQFVEDDLHNTSAQYYDQVSSCYRKGNPDKCKSFTVRSEIQRLRQILYTHSNRAASGGFRSPSSLCSGNVVLSSSTNLTSYNLVPSANALSSVVESPSVFSNKLQLKRQNWLFSLPLVHIPRRYLLAAPSLPVEPSMNPHTPNHIFRRPEMDNIPPLFSVATHYGQPQYLSPSGSYENQHFIRISSPSSGLSSIIYSPTISDGQEAPGSHMNKIQHLKAAPPLFPSSWPYTQPPLVSRQNLKHQMHQSAFHPVMPNPANPSSKWLSPSFFGAPSEVRPPVSHSWTSATPSGPVVSAPSTYGLGRSQDQPSMPGTALPRNMANRQAPVAMPPMSFSSPPNLFPSEPPMEKSKAPEVVPFTKFSPLGNKHDLKEPSVSPITSPNESPWKNARIPVTALVHKSSSSHAPASGQGYVSSPQISPAFVPSLKVVGYPPPIDLPSEPQEAPPPILSPSHGHFQYVEGPTASPLIIASQPPQKLQSITRTLPSNKRPWRHAPLAIPSVHEGYIPSQFTIPSGPPKVISSAASAPQLIVPTPHNWVVKGPVSSSSSIIPSRAAQRKPSIPVAAPPNIRLRNHAPVTSLPIFQGPVSSPVKSLHPSSSANFITPTVSPTIISPFSTHRLRKHAPVGSPLIQGSIHSPVRSTHPSSPGNLRTPTLSPSIIFPSHNRSEKHAPVATTPMIQGSVNSPVKSPHPSSSGNLRTPTVSPSIIFPSHNRSQKHTPVATPPMIQGSVNSPVKSPHPSSSGNLRTPTVSPSIIFPSHNRSQKHTPVAAPPMIQGSVDSPGKSPYPSSSGNLRTPTVSPTIIFPLHNRSGKHAPVATPPMIQGSVSSPVKSPHPSSSGNFRTVTVSPSIIFPSSPHNQSRKHAPVASPHIIQGPAHSPVKSPHHLSQNHTTVGSSPVIQGPVYPPEKSPYLPSSGNLRTPTASPPIVIPSAPHHQSWKHAAVASPPTSKGVINSPAISPHPSAPNKQSQNRTPVGSLPFIQGPVYSPENPPDQPSSGNLRTPTASPSIVIPSPPHHRSWKQAPFASPPMSKGLINSPAKSPHPSTPKKQSLNHTPVGSLPFIQGPVYSPENSPGQPSSGNLRSPTASPSIVIPSPPHHRSWKQAPFASPPTSKGHINSPAKSPFPSRAHHRLQNHTPVGSPFVFHRSPKHTPVGSPLAIHRSQKRTPAGRPPVIQGPVYSPDKSPHLPSIGNLRTPTGSPTVVISSPPHHRSWRHAPVASPPTSKGLINSPAISPHPSPLHHQSQKHTPVGSPSTIQGPVYSPEKSQYPPSSGNLRTPTASPSMTTHPYHQSWKHAPVSSPPTRLINSPAKSPHPSPRHHQSQKHTPVGSPSMIQGPVYSPEKSQSPPSSGNLRTPTASPSMATHPYRQSWKHAPVSSPPTRLINSPAESPHPSPSGNLRIPAASPLNKFPLSPHQAHAKGSPTSPNISPTQPSKKRPTTPVAPPPMIFPPPPPGQDCSSVSCTAPYTSTPPGSPCGCVNPMQIELGLGVALYAFFPLVSELASQIAGGTFLKQSQVRIMGANAYSQDEEKTIVDIDLVPLGENFDNTTALLIFERFWQKKVMINETLFGDYWVIFINYPGLPKSPPSAFPHTTYNGVPNSSSNGSSKKDPLGVDVNKQSDKMGAGTIAVVALSSAIAMIICLGTVWIIILKCRNQNRPTLAVVEPTHVPSSTKRSATGGGSILSGSMESSTSMSFVSSMATYTGSAKTFTSAEIEKATDRFNPQKILGEGGFGRVYQGLLEDGTKVAVKVLTRDDQQGGREFIAEVEMLSRLHHRNLVKLIGICTEEHNRCLVYELIPNGSVESHLHGLDKEIAPLDWDARIKIALGAARGLAYLHEDSSPRVIHRDFKASNILLEDDFTPKVADFGLAKSASEEVSGHISTRVMGTFGYVAPEYAMTGHLLVKSDVYSYGVVLLELLSGRKPVDMSQPPGQENLVTWARPLLTSKEGLETLVDPALGGNLPFDNIARVAAIASMCVQPDHSHRPFMGEVVQALKLVYNDSDASNAGGSGSFSRGESSAHDTEVKDSSSQPWHHSMQYVPDSTSFVTIDYDSGPLETQGLEVERPLSASALMSNSGRLIRQLSGSFRRHSSSGPLRTNRSKESWYGIRDPERGSISEHGVKRHFDRGSDGDVHELWP